One Thermicanus aegyptius DSM 12793 DNA segment encodes these proteins:
- the nifX gene encoding nitrogen fixation protein NifX produces MKVAFATEDGSLVNSHFGQCNTFIIYEVTLDGYRLDGVREIMGKKEEEGDEYGRLDRRIDAIEDCTLLFITQIGPSAAARVTRKKIMPIKVEEGTPILQQLDRLLVMLHTKPPLWLAKALKHQKGEEES; encoded by the coding sequence ATGAAAGTGGCGTTTGCGACCGAAGATGGATCCTTAGTCAACAGCCATTTTGGTCAGTGTAACACCTTTATCATCTATGAAGTGACCCTGGACGGTTACAGACTGGACGGGGTAAGGGAAATCATGGGAAAAAAAGAGGAAGAGGGGGATGAATATGGTCGCCTTGATCGACGGATTGATGCCATTGAAGATTGCACGCTGTTATTTATCACTCAAATCGGCCCGTCCGCCGCGGCAAGAGTGACCCGCAAAAAGATTATGCCGATTAAGGTGGAAGAGGGGACCCCCATCCTCCAACAATTGGATCGCTTATTGGTCATGCTGCATACAAAACCTCCTCTCTGGCTGGCTAAGGCATTAAAGCACCAAAAAGGAGAGGAAGAGAGTTGA
- the nifH gene encoding nitrogenase iron protein — protein sequence MRQIAFYGKGGIGKSTTSQNTLAQLATRFGQRIMIVGCDPKADSTRLILNTKAQKTVLHLAAERGSVEDLELEDVLATGFGGIKCVESGGPEPGVGCAGRGIITSINFLEDNGAYEDLDFVSYDVLGDVVCGGFAMPIRENKAQEIYIVVSGEMMAMYAANNIARGILKYAYSGGVRLGGLICNSRNVDREADLITELAKRLNTQMIHFLPRNNIVQHAELRKMTVAQYAPEHPMAKEYETLAKKILENDRLTIPTPISMDELEDLLMEYGVIEDEETQIKKLEAAEAAETNSLYLGIKG from the coding sequence ATGCGACAAATCGCTTTTTATGGAAAAGGCGGAATTGGAAAGTCAACCACGTCCCAGAATACGTTGGCTCAACTGGCAACAAGGTTCGGGCAAAGGATCATGATCGTCGGGTGTGACCCCAAAGCGGATTCAACGCGGCTGATTTTAAACACCAAGGCCCAGAAGACGGTTTTGCACCTGGCGGCCGAAAGGGGTTCCGTCGAAGATCTGGAGTTGGAAGATGTGCTGGCGACCGGCTTTGGCGGAATTAAGTGTGTGGAATCAGGGGGGCCTGAACCAGGCGTGGGTTGCGCAGGAAGAGGAATCATTACCTCAATCAATTTCCTGGAGGATAACGGGGCATACGAAGATTTGGATTTCGTCTCCTATGACGTATTGGGAGATGTGGTTTGCGGCGGTTTTGCCATGCCGATCCGGGAGAATAAAGCACAGGAAATCTATATTGTCGTCTCCGGTGAAATGATGGCGATGTATGCGGCGAATAATATTGCCCGGGGAATATTAAAGTACGCCTATAGCGGCGGCGTCCGCCTCGGCGGATTAATCTGCAACAGCCGCAATGTGGACCGGGAGGCGGACCTGATTACCGAATTGGCTAAACGATTAAATACCCAAATGATTCACTTCCTCCCCCGGAACAATATCGTTCAACATGCGGAACTGAGAAAAATGACGGTAGCCCAATATGCTCCGGAGCATCCCATGGCGAAAGAATATGAAACGTTGGCAAAGAAAATTCTTGAAAACGATCGGTTAACCATTCCGACCCCGATTAGCATGGATGAATTGGAAGATCTCCTCATGGAGTACGGAGTCATTGAAGACGAAGAGACGCAAATCAAGAAGTTGGAGGCGGCCGAGGCGGCTGAAACCAATTCATTATATCTTGGAATCAAGGGATAA
- a CDS encoding HesA/MoeB/ThiF family protein — MGGREVDKAGPDGTVDPHERYRRQIKLIGEKGQEKLKNSTVFIAGIGGLGGTAAIYLAAAGIGKLIIAHEGTVSLPDLNRQILMDSRRIGEERVALAVENLRRINPNVIIEAHPERIRYERAKAWVESSDIVVDARYDFLERYALNKACIDWNKPMVEAAMYGFEVSITTIWPGKTACLNCIYPEQSYSWEPYGFPVLGATSGIAGAYAAIEVIKVITGIGKPYFNQMHRFDTLHFHSYTVSFKRNERCSHCGEQEGESYESVYERFARR, encoded by the coding sequence ATGGGGGGAAGAGAAGTGGATAAGGCCGGACCGGATGGAACCGTGGATCCCCACGAACGTTATCGAAGGCAGATCAAACTGATCGGAGAGAAGGGCCAGGAAAAATTAAAAAATTCAACGGTCTTTATTGCCGGAATCGGCGGACTGGGAGGAACGGCGGCGATTTATTTAGCCGCCGCCGGAATCGGCAAATTGATCATAGCCCATGAAGGAACGGTGTCCCTGCCCGATTTAAACCGACAAATTCTAATGGACAGCAGGAGAATCGGAGAGGAAAGAGTTGCGTTGGCCGTGGAAAACCTTCGTCGCATCAATCCAAATGTGATCATCGAAGCACACCCCGAACGGATTCGCTATGAACGGGCAAAGGCATGGGTTGAATCGTCCGATATTGTCGTCGATGCCCGCTATGATTTTTTGGAACGGTACGCGTTGAACAAGGCGTGCATAGATTGGAACAAGCCGATGGTGGAAGCGGCCATGTATGGGTTTGAAGTATCCATCACGACGATATGGCCGGGAAAGACCGCATGTCTTAACTGCATTTATCCGGAGCAATCGTATTCATGGGAGCCCTACGGTTTTCCGGTATTGGGAGCTACGTCGGGGATCGCCGGGGCTTATGCGGCGATTGAGGTGATAAAGGTAATCACCGGAATCGGGAAGCCTTATTTTAATCAAATGCACCGTTTTGACACGTTACATTTTCATTCGTATACGGTTTCGTTCAAACGGAACGAACGGTGCTCACATTGCGGTGAACAGGAGGGCGAATCTTATGAATCGGTCTATGAACGATTTGCACGACGCTGA
- a CDS encoding helix-turn-helix domain-containing protein → MEVGLFSARGLLTRIISAILEEDGHHLYSSRYWSIFEKGAKNHFFDLLLYDCPGQCPFSKKRCLILADMLRTPCVVISPDPDHLKNDLRWSSDFAVLQDPFYPVELLQIIREMVNRYDPIQKNRPAPFREHHRKQLVIADEKMIELSPVIFLDTIAEVLIHEGLRLQLSSREYRLLETLLRNEGKVVDYDTLLTAIWGDEDKGSFDNLYTVVRSLRKKLGDKGDPDDIIQNKYGRGYVLKRREVKENEKCYGTTQSLQIEKKAKKGNSY, encoded by the coding sequence TTGGAAGTCGGGTTGTTTAGTGCAAGGGGGCTTTTGACAAGAATTATATCCGCCATCCTGGAAGAGGACGGTCATCACTTATACTCCAGCCGTTACTGGTCGATTTTTGAGAAAGGGGCAAAAAATCATTTTTTTGACCTTTTACTTTACGATTGCCCCGGCCAATGTCCGTTTTCAAAAAAACGGTGTCTTATTCTTGCCGATATGCTGAGAACACCTTGTGTCGTCATCAGTCCCGACCCCGACCATCTCAAAAACGATTTGAGGTGGTCAAGCGATTTTGCCGTCTTGCAAGATCCATTTTATCCAGTAGAACTCCTCCAAATCATCCGGGAAATGGTAAACCGGTATGATCCGATTCAAAAAAACAGGCCGGCACCTTTTCGTGAACATCATCGAAAACAACTGGTTATTGCAGATGAAAAGATGATTGAACTATCACCCGTCATATTTCTTGACACAATTGCGGAAGTGTTGATTCACGAAGGGCTTCGGTTACAGCTTTCATCGAGGGAATACCGGTTGTTGGAAACCTTGCTTCGCAACGAGGGAAAAGTGGTTGATTATGATACGCTTTTAACCGCCATCTGGGGTGATGAAGACAAAGGAAGTTTCGATAATTTGTACACCGTCGTTCGCTCTTTGCGAAAAAAACTCGGGGACAAAGGAGATCCGGACGATATCATCCAGAATAAATATGGCCGGGGGTATGTGTTGAAGCGGCGGGAAGTGAAAGAAAATGAAAAATGTTATGGAACGACTCAATCCTTACAAATAGAGAAAAAAGCAAAAAAAGGGAATTCTTATTAA
- the nifK gene encoding nitrogenase molybdenum-iron protein subunit beta, whose translation MAKNVEIKDHNTLFQSEEYMKSAEKKMEFEAPCSLEEVEDTAAYLKTEEYKEKNFAREALTINPAKACQPLGAVLAALGFEKTLPFVHGSQGCVAYFRSHFARHFKEPVPTVSTSMTEDAAVFGGLRNLIEGLENAVSLYKPDMVAVSTTCMAEVIGDDLQAFIETARNEGAISKSFPVPFANTPSFVGSHIVGYDSMMKSILSYLNGREGDGEKMAAEAAEKINVIPGFEPYTGNIREAKRILDLMDVRYTILGDHSDMLDSPANGEYRTYYGGTKLSDAAYASRGKGTIALQKYSTRKTAKYIEENWGHPFIAGPIPIGIRNTDALLMRISELTGKPIPQSLKDERGRVVDAMTDSHPYLQGKRVAMAGDPDLLLGLISLSLELGIEPVHILCTNGDKEFEEEAQRLLAESPYGLDGKVYVGKDLWHLRSLLLTDPVDFAIGSTFLKFAAKDANIPLVRVGFPIFDRHHMHRYPIIGYQGTLNLLSLMVNMVLERLDEEAPGHSFDVVR comes from the coding sequence ATGGCCAAAAACGTGGAGATCAAAGACCATAACACGTTATTCCAATCGGAAGAGTATATGAAATCGGCGGAAAAGAAGATGGAGTTTGAGGCCCCTTGCTCCCTGGAAGAAGTGGAAGATACGGCGGCCTATTTAAAAACGGAAGAATATAAAGAAAAAAATTTTGCCCGGGAAGCTCTTACCATTAATCCGGCGAAAGCCTGCCAGCCCCTCGGCGCGGTTTTGGCCGCCTTGGGTTTTGAAAAAACGTTGCCTTTTGTCCACGGCTCACAAGGATGTGTGGCTTATTTCCGGAGCCATTTTGCCAGGCATTTTAAAGAACCGGTGCCGACGGTATCCACCTCGATGACCGAAGATGCGGCTGTCTTTGGCGGACTTCGCAACTTGATCGAAGGATTGGAAAACGCCGTTTCCTTGTATAAACCGGATATGGTGGCCGTGAGCACCACTTGCATGGCGGAGGTGATCGGAGATGACCTGCAGGCATTTATTGAAACGGCCAGGAACGAGGGGGCGATTAGCAAATCCTTCCCCGTGCCCTTTGCCAATACGCCCAGTTTCGTCGGCTCCCACATTGTCGGCTACGACAGCATGATGAAGTCGATTCTAAGTTATCTGAACGGGCGGGAGGGCGATGGGGAGAAGATGGCGGCTGAGGCGGCGGAAAAGATTAACGTTATCCCCGGATTTGAACCGTATACGGGCAACATCAGGGAGGCAAAACGGATCCTTGACCTGATGGATGTTCGCTACACCATTCTGGGAGATCATAGCGATATGCTCGATTCGCCGGCAAACGGAGAGTATCGGACCTATTACGGCGGAACGAAGCTTTCAGACGCGGCTTATGCCTCAAGGGGAAAAGGAACGATCGCATTGCAAAAGTATTCCACGAGGAAAACGGCGAAATATATCGAAGAAAATTGGGGCCATCCGTTCATTGCCGGTCCGATTCCCATCGGCATTCGAAACACCGATGCGCTCCTCATGCGAATCAGCGAATTAACCGGCAAACCGATTCCCCAATCGCTAAAAGATGAAAGGGGACGTGTGGTGGACGCGATGACCGATTCCCATCCATATCTTCAAGGGAAACGAGTGGCGATGGCCGGCGATCCGGACCTCTTGTTGGGGCTCATCTCGTTGTCCCTGGAGTTGGGAATTGAACCGGTTCATATCCTTTGTACCAATGGCGATAAGGAATTTGAAGAAGAGGCACAGCGATTGCTTGCAGAAAGCCCCTACGGTTTGGATGGAAAGGTTTATGTGGGGAAAGACTTATGGCACTTAAGATCTCTGTTACTCACGGACCCCGTTGATTTTGCCATCGGCAGCACCTTTTTAAAATTCGCGGCAAAAGATGCGAATATTCCATTGGTTCGTGTCGGCTTCCCCATTTTTGACCGCCATCATATGCACCGCTATCCGATTATCGGATACCAGGGAACATTAAACCTCTTATCCTTAATGGTCAATATGGTTTTGGAGCGTTTGGACGAGGAGGCACCGGGTCATAGCTTTGATGTGGTCCGTTAA
- the nifW gene encoding nitrogenase-stabilizing/protective protein NifW — protein MNRSMNDLHDAEDFFHFYRLTYDPKVLSIARLHILQRYKQYLEQNDLHEGDSTDPEIWGKKRSLLNQAYHDFIRSTPLQEKVFPVFYRRRSCFISFCRIEGEP, from the coding sequence ATGAATCGGTCTATGAACGATTTGCACGACGCTGAGGATTTCTTTCATTTCTACCGGCTCACCTATGATCCAAAGGTTTTGTCCATCGCCAGGTTGCACATTCTTCAACGCTATAAACAGTATTTGGAACAAAATGATTTACACGAAGGGGACTCTACGGATCCCGAGATTTGGGGGAAAAAAAGATCCTTATTAAATCAAGCCTATCACGATTTTATCCGTTCAACCCCCTTGCAAGAAAAGGTTTTTCCCGTTTTTTACCGGAGGAGATCCTGCTTCATTTCCTTTTGCAGGATAGAGGGGGAACCCTAA
- the nifN gene encoding nitrogenase iron-molybdenum cofactor biosynthesis protein NifN produces the protein MTVKIKKKSVSVNPLKVSQPLGGSLALQGFYRSIPILHGSQGCASFAKTLLTRHYRETIAMQTTALQEMNVIFGAGKSLFEALDTIIHKLKPDLIGVLSTGLTEVAGDDLVGNINEYIKERNMEQPFIIPVSLPDYQGSLESGYAKTVEAIVGRLLESKDQWPTEIVRGRVNLLPASHLTPGDVMEIKEIIRAFGLEVISIPDLSTSLSGHLITGFSPLSRGGIPLDALPKMITAERTLVIGASMEKVAKKIEEAAEIPYHVFPSLTGLEASDRFFTFLQSVTGHEIPLKYVWQRENLLDSMLDAHFYFAGKSAVVALEPDLLYSVITWLHEMGVDLKGIVTTESSPVLMQLDEEIWVGDLGDLEEWADGVDLWISNSHGKRGAKRKGAVFMPLGFPIFDRIGASLFTGIGYRGTTELVIQVGNLLMEKEEV, from the coding sequence ATGACCGTTAAAATAAAGAAAAAATCCGTATCGGTCAATCCGTTAAAAGTAAGCCAACCGTTGGGAGGTTCCCTAGCCCTGCAAGGGTTTTATCGTTCCATTCCCATCCTCCACGGTTCACAGGGATGCGCTTCATTTGCCAAGACGCTTTTAACCCGGCATTACCGGGAGACGATCGCCATGCAAACCACAGCGCTGCAAGAGATGAACGTGATCTTCGGGGCCGGAAAATCATTGTTTGAGGCGTTGGATACCATCATTCATAAACTTAAACCCGATCTTATCGGGGTTCTCAGTACCGGTTTAACCGAAGTGGCCGGCGATGATCTGGTCGGAAACATTAACGAGTACATCAAAGAGAGAAACATGGAACAACCTTTCATCATTCCCGTAAGTCTCCCCGATTACCAAGGGTCGCTGGAATCGGGTTATGCAAAAACGGTGGAGGCGATCGTTGGGCGCCTTTTGGAATCAAAGGATCAATGGCCGACGGAGATCGTGCGGGGGCGAGTCAATCTATTGCCTGCCTCCCACTTGACGCCGGGAGATGTGATGGAAATCAAAGAAATTATCCGAGCGTTCGGATTGGAGGTGATTTCCATCCCCGATTTATCCACTTCCTTATCGGGACATCTCATCACCGGTTTTTCTCCCCTTAGCCGTGGAGGAATTCCCCTCGATGCTCTTCCTAAAATGATTACGGCCGAACGAACCCTTGTGATCGGAGCCAGCATGGAGAAGGTGGCGAAAAAAATCGAAGAAGCCGCAGAGATCCCATATCATGTTTTTCCCAGCCTGACCGGGCTGGAAGCAAGTGATCGGTTTTTCACCTTCCTTCAATCCGTGACAGGTCATGAGATCCCCTTGAAGTATGTATGGCAACGTGAAAATCTGCTGGACAGCATGCTTGATGCCCATTTTTACTTTGCAGGCAAGTCGGCGGTGGTCGCCCTGGAACCGGACCTCCTTTATTCGGTCATCACTTGGCTGCATGAGATGGGAGTGGATTTGAAAGGAATCGTGACAACGGAATCTTCTCCGGTGCTTATGCAATTGGATGAAGAAATTTGGGTGGGGGATTTGGGAGATCTTGAAGAATGGGCCGACGGGGTTGACCTTTGGATAAGCAATTCCCATGGAAAACGAGGGGCCAAACGCAAAGGAGCGGTCTTTATGCCTTTGGGATTTCCGATTTTTGACCGGATTGGGGCTTCGTTATTTACCGGCATAGGTTACCGGGGCACGACGGAGCTGGTGATTCAGGTAGGCAATCTACTGATGGAGAAAGAGGAGGTATAA
- the nifE gene encoding nitrogenase iron-molybdenum cofactor biosynthesis protein NifE, producing the protein MRRQVLEALEEPACEHSTNENLKVCARPKPGQASGGCSFDGAQIALLPIADAAHLVHGPLGCSGNSWEGRGSLSSGPHLYQYGLTTDLKESEIIFGGEKKLREAIGEIMERFSPPAVFVYSTCVTALIGDDLEAICREETRKWGVPVIPVNSPGFVGSKNLGTRLAGETLFQYVIGTSDPPETTPYDINLIGEYNIAGEMWEIKELLDKVGIRILSRITGDGRFQEIRWAHHAKVNMVVCSRALINLARKMEEHYQIPYFEGSFYGAGETGSSLRKIAGLLKDRELERRVEELIQEEEKKLHRDLLQYRPVLKGKKVVLYTGGVKSWSVISALQELGMEVVAVGTNKSTQEDIARIKERVGADTELIDEGGSGSILKAVRSKKADMMIAGGRNMYVALKEKIPFLEINQERHTAYAGYTGLKRLAKHIAHTLSHPVWQLAHKKAPWCEGWADDR; encoded by the coding sequence GTGAGGCGTCAAGTGTTAGAAGCGCTGGAAGAGCCGGCTTGTGAGCATAGTACAAACGAGAATCTTAAAGTTTGTGCGAGACCTAAGCCGGGCCAAGCCTCAGGAGGCTGTTCATTTGATGGGGCGCAAATCGCGCTTCTCCCCATCGCCGATGCGGCTCATCTGGTCCATGGACCTTTGGGATGCAGCGGAAACAGTTGGGAAGGAAGAGGCAGCCTGTCGTCAGGCCCTCACCTTTACCAATATGGACTTACGACCGATCTGAAAGAATCGGAAATTATCTTCGGCGGTGAAAAAAAATTACGGGAAGCGATTGGGGAAATCATGGAGCGTTTTTCACCTCCCGCCGTATTTGTTTATTCGACCTGTGTTACCGCATTAATTGGAGACGATTTAGAGGCGATCTGCCGGGAAGAAACGAGGAAATGGGGCGTTCCGGTCATTCCGGTAAACAGCCCGGGATTTGTGGGAAGCAAAAATTTGGGGACGCGTCTTGCCGGAGAAACACTCTTCCAATATGTTATCGGTACCTCCGATCCTCCGGAAACGACTCCCTACGACATCAATTTAATAGGAGAATACAATATTGCCGGAGAGATGTGGGAGATAAAGGAATTGTTGGACAAGGTGGGGATCCGAATCTTATCGCGAATTACAGGAGACGGGCGGTTTCAGGAAATCCGGTGGGCGCATCATGCCAAGGTAAACATGGTGGTTTGTAGCCGGGCATTGATCAATTTAGCCCGCAAAATGGAGGAACATTACCAGATCCCCTATTTTGAAGGTTCCTTCTACGGGGCGGGAGAAACCGGATCTTCCTTGCGGAAAATCGCCGGTTTGCTGAAAGACCGGGAATTGGAACGGCGAGTAGAGGAGCTGATTCAAGAGGAAGAGAAAAAGTTGCATCGTGACCTGCTTCAGTATCGCCCGGTCTTAAAGGGGAAAAAGGTCGTTTTGTATACGGGAGGAGTAAAAAGCTGGTCCGTCATCAGCGCTTTACAGGAGCTGGGGATGGAAGTGGTGGCGGTGGGAACGAACAAAAGCACCCAAGAGGATATTGCCCGCATTAAAGAGAGGGTAGGAGCCGATACGGAGCTGATCGATGAGGGGGGATCCGGCAGCATTTTAAAAGCCGTTCGATCCAAAAAAGCAGATATGATGATCGCAGGAGGGCGCAACATGTATGTGGCGCTAAAGGAAAAGATCCCTTTTTTGGAGATTAATCAAGAGCGCCACACCGCTTATGCGGGCTATACAGGGTTAAAAAGGTTGGCGAAACATATCGCCCATACCCTTTCCCACCCCGTATGGCAATTGGCCCATAAAAAAGCGCCGTGGTGTGAGGGGTGGGCTGATGACCGTTAA
- the nifD gene encoding nitrogenase molybdenum-iron protein alpha chain, with translation MAEVGGQNVIEELLEAYPEKARKERKKHFEINDIEKISTGKCSIKSNVKSRPGVMTVRGCAYAGSKGVVWGPIKDMVHISHGPVGCGQYSWGTRRNYSNGVLGVNNFVAMQVTSDFQERDIVFGGDKKLEKVCREIKEMFPLAKGITIQSECPIGLIGDDIEAVAKKMTKELGIPVVPVRCEGFRGVSQSLGHHIANDSIRDHVLGTRDLNEPGPYDVAIIGDYNIGGDAWAARILLEEMGLRVIAQWSGDGTLNELAITHKAKLNLIHCYRSMNYIARHMEEKYGIPWMEYNFFGPTKTIESLRKIAAFFDDQIQEQAERVIAKYKPEMDAVIEKYRPRLEGKKVMLLVGGLRPRHTVGAYEDLGMEVVGTGYEFAHKDDYERTYKELKEGAVIYDDPSEYDLEYLAKALGVDLVGSGIKEKYVFQKMGLPFRQMHSWDYSGPYHGFDGFKVFARDMDIAMNSPVWNLMQVPF, from the coding sequence ATGGCTGAGGTTGGGGGACAGAACGTGATCGAGGAATTGTTGGAAGCCTATCCCGAAAAAGCGCGAAAAGAACGGAAGAAACATTTTGAAATCAATGATATTGAAAAGATTTCCACCGGGAAGTGCTCCATCAAATCAAACGTAAAATCCCGTCCCGGTGTCATGACGGTTCGCGGATGCGCCTACGCCGGTTCTAAAGGGGTGGTGTGGGGACCGATTAAGGATATGGTTCATATCAGTCACGGGCCGGTTGGCTGCGGCCAGTACAGCTGGGGTACCCGCCGGAACTACAGCAATGGAGTCCTAGGTGTCAATAATTTTGTGGCCATGCAGGTGACCAGCGACTTCCAGGAACGGGACATCGTATTCGGCGGAGACAAGAAACTGGAAAAAGTATGCCGGGAAATTAAGGAAATGTTTCCCCTTGCGAAGGGGATCACCATTCAATCCGAATGTCCCATCGGGTTGATCGGGGATGATATTGAAGCCGTGGCGAAAAAGATGACGAAGGAATTGGGCATACCGGTCGTTCCCGTTCGATGCGAAGGCTTTCGGGGTGTGAGCCAGTCCCTGGGCCATCACATTGCCAACGATTCGATTCGGGACCATGTTTTGGGGACCCGGGATCTAAATGAACCGGGCCCGTACGACGTGGCGATCATCGGGGATTACAATATCGGTGGGGATGCCTGGGCGGCCAGAATTTTGCTCGAAGAAATGGGCCTTCGGGTGATTGCCCAATGGTCGGGGGATGGAACCCTCAATGAATTGGCCATCACCCACAAGGCGAAGCTAAACCTGATCCACTGTTATCGTTCTATGAACTACATCGCACGACACATGGAAGAGAAATACGGCATCCCTTGGATGGAGTATAATTTCTTCGGCCCCACGAAAACGATTGAAAGCCTGCGCAAGATAGCGGCCTTCTTTGATGATCAGATTCAGGAACAAGCGGAACGGGTGATCGCGAAATATAAGCCGGAGATGGATGCGGTCATTGAAAAATATCGCCCGCGGCTTGAGGGGAAAAAAGTGATGCTATTGGTTGGCGGCTTGCGTCCACGCCATACGGTGGGCGCCTATGAAGATCTGGGGATGGAAGTGGTGGGAACCGGATACGAGTTTGCCCATAAGGATGACTATGAGCGCACGTATAAGGAACTGAAAGAGGGTGCGGTGATTTACGACGATCCCTCCGAATACGATCTGGAATACCTGGCCAAAGCGCTCGGGGTAGACTTGGTGGGTTCGGGCATTAAGGAGAAATATGTGTTTCAAAAAATGGGGCTTCCTTTCAGACAGATGCATTCCTGGGATTATAGTGGCCCCTACCATGGCTTTGACGGGTTTAAAGTTTTTGCCCGGGATATGGATATCGCCATGAATAGCCCGGTGTGGAATCTCATGCAAGTTCCATTTTAA
- a CDS encoding homocitrate synthase/isopropylmalate synthase family protein: MKIYFCDTTLRDGEQAAGVSFYPEERIALAKALDRAGLDLIEVGIPAMGEAEQENIAAILSLPMQAKRSTWNRARREDIDASLKCGAQIVHIALPVSDRMLRWKLGTDYRGAKLRLLEVIDYARGRGLEVSVGFEDASRAKPSFLRELAEAIEPFGVMRIRFADTVGILTPWDTELLIGHLRKSTSIPIEFHGHNDFGLAVANSLAAVRKGADWVSTTVLGLGERTGNAPMEVVALAVKRLLDFDVELRFDSFQPLAEMVATMSGRAIPEQAPVVGSHAFTHESGIHVDGLLKSSDMYESYPPDVVGRKRIFLYGKHSGRNGVRKVLENAGETPTPEAVELLLEEVRKFSRECKQSLEARQILDLYYREVRPKISFQTIGQTS; encoded by the coding sequence ATGAAAATTTATTTTTGCGATACCACTCTTCGAGATGGGGAACAAGCGGCTGGGGTTTCTTTTTATCCGGAAGAGCGCATAGCCCTAGCCAAAGCGCTTGACCGGGCCGGCTTGGATCTGATCGAGGTTGGGATCCCGGCGATGGGAGAGGCGGAACAGGAGAATATCGCCGCCATCCTCTCCCTCCCCATGCAGGCGAAGCGAAGCACATGGAATCGGGCGCGCCGGGAGGATATCGATGCTTCGCTTAAGTGTGGAGCTCAAATCGTTCACATCGCTTTGCCCGTTTCCGATCGAATGCTTCGCTGGAAATTGGGGACGGATTACCGCGGGGCAAAACTCCGCTTACTTGAAGTTATCGACTATGCGAGGGGAAGAGGGCTGGAAGTATCGGTGGGGTTTGAGGATGCGTCCAGGGCGAAACCTTCCTTTTTAAGGGAACTGGCCGAAGCGATTGAACCGTTCGGAGTGATGCGGATCCGTTTTGCGGACACGGTGGGAATCCTTACCCCGTGGGATACGGAGCTATTAATCGGGCATTTGCGGAAATCAACATCGATCCCCATCGAATTTCACGGACATAACGATTTTGGTTTGGCGGTGGCCAATTCCCTGGCGGCTGTGCGCAAGGGAGCCGATTGGGTAAGTACGACCGTTTTAGGGCTCGGTGAACGGACGGGAAACGCTCCGATGGAGGTTGTAGCCCTTGCGGTAAAGCGATTGCTTGACTTTGATGTGGAACTTCGCTTCGATTCCTTTCAGCCCTTAGCCGAGATGGTTGCCACAATGTCCGGAAGAGCCATTCCTGAACAAGCGCCCGTCGTTGGGTCCCATGCTTTTACCCACGAGTCCGGAATTCATGTGGATGGTTTATTGAAATCGAGCGATATGTACGAGTCTTATCCTCCGGATGTGGTGGGGCGAAAGCGCATTTTCTTATACGGAAAACATTCCGGAAGAAATGGTGTGCGAAAAGTTTTAGAAAATGCCGGTGAGACGCCAACGCCGGAAGCGGTGGAACTTCTTCTTGAGGAAGTTCGAAAATTTTCAAGAGAATGTAAACAATCGTTAGAAGCGCGCCAAATCCTTGATCTCTATTACCGGGAGGTACGACCCAAAATTTCCTTTCAGACGATCGGTCAGACAAGTTGA
- a CDS encoding DUF269 domain-containing protein, with amino-acid sequence MTGEERTTAHSPAFRESLVQVIDAYDTLSVFRKWTEEEKIKKWFLSPEEEKKKTESCGLTNEKIERQIGLFFQAVALAIEKRSGKMTSSMIEIDHEGMGRAIVYSGRTILINQGLRGIKQFMFTHVEDLMNKGARFVEKGLSQLEKPGI; translated from the coding sequence TTGACGGGTGAAGAGAGAACCACAGCACATTCTCCCGCATTTCGGGAATCCCTTGTACAAGTGATCGATGCTTATGACACCCTGTCCGTCTTTCGGAAATGGACGGAAGAAGAAAAGATTAAAAAATGGTTTCTATCACCGGAAGAAGAAAAGAAAAAGACGGAATCCTGCGGGCTGACCAACGAAAAAATAGAAAGGCAAATCGGCCTTTTCTTTCAGGCCGTCGCATTGGCGATTGAAAAACGCTCGGGGAAAATGACAAGCAGTATGATTGAAATCGATCATGAAGGGATGGGGCGGGCCATCGTCTATTCCGGTCGGACCATTTTGATCAACCAAGGATTGCGCGGCATAAAGCAGTTTATGTTTACTCATGTTGAAGACCTGATGAATAAGGGGGCCAGGTTTGTAGAAAAAGGGCTTTCCCAGTTGGAGAAACCCGGCATTTAA